One genomic segment of Alicycliphilus denitrificans K601 includes these proteins:
- a CDS encoding saccharopine dehydrogenase family protein gives MATPQPHAAPTGGRSVLVLGAGHIGHAIALLLSDAGGYALQVADRNLSSLQRVQALAGVATVHVPDAAALEAAVAGCHAVLNALPFHQAAAVATLCARHGVHYFDLTEDVASTRAIRALAAGARSVLMPQCGLAPGFIGIVGNDLAGRLDGGAQALRLRVGALPRYPQGALRYSLTWSTEGLINEYCNPCEAIVDGQRTSVPALDGLETLLIDGVEYEAFSTSGGLGTLTRTWEGRLQQLDYKTIRYPGHHAAVRLLLHELRLRERRELLRELLEGAIAATRQDVVVILAVASGLRGGRLVQESYAARILGRRLRGQALSAIQHTTAAAICAALDLVSSGRLPQAGFVRQEQIALADFLANRFGSVYDVEGTQA, from the coding sequence ATGGCCACACCTCAACCCCATGCCGCCCCGACAGGGGGCCGCTCCGTGCTGGTCCTGGGGGCAGGCCATATCGGCCATGCCATCGCGCTGCTGCTGTCCGACGCCGGTGGCTACGCGCTGCAGGTGGCCGACCGCAACCTCTCCTCGCTGCAGCGGGTGCAGGCTCTGGCGGGCGTGGCCACCGTGCACGTGCCCGATGCGGCGGCGCTGGAGGCGGCCGTCGCCGGCTGCCATGCGGTGCTCAACGCCCTGCCGTTCCACCAGGCGGCGGCCGTGGCCACGCTGTGCGCCCGGCACGGCGTGCATTACTTCGACCTGACCGAGGACGTGGCCAGCACCCGGGCGATCCGCGCGCTGGCGGCCGGCGCGCGCAGCGTGCTCATGCCGCAGTGCGGGCTGGCGCCGGGTTTCATCGGCATCGTGGGCAACGACCTGGCCGGGCGCCTGGACGGCGGCGCGCAGGCGCTGCGCCTGCGCGTGGGGGCGCTGCCGCGCTACCCGCAGGGGGCATTGCGCTACAGCCTGACCTGGAGCACCGAGGGCTTGATCAACGAGTACTGCAACCCCTGCGAGGCCATCGTGGACGGCCAGCGCACCAGCGTGCCGGCGCTGGACGGCCTGGAGACGCTGCTCATCGACGGCGTGGAGTACGAGGCCTTCAGCACCTCGGGCGGCCTGGGCACGCTGACCCGGACTTGGGAGGGACGGCTGCAGCAGCTCGACTACAAGACCATCCGCTACCCCGGCCACCACGCCGCCGTGCGGCTGCTGCTGCACGAGCTGCGCCTGCGCGAGCGGCGCGAGCTGCTGCGCGAGCTGCTGGAGGGCGCCATTGCCGCGACGCGGCAGGACGTAGTCGTGATCCTGGCCGTTGCCAGCGGCCTGCGCGGCGGGCGGCTGGTGCAGGAGAGCTACGCGGCCCGCATCCTGGGCCGGCGGCTGCGCGGGCAGGCGCTCAGTGCCATCCAGCACACCACGGCCGCGGCCATCTGCGCCGCGCTGGACCTGGTGAGCAGCGGGCGGCTGCCGCAGGCGGGCTTCGTGCGGCAGGAGCAGATCGCGCTGGCAGACTTCCTGGCGAACCGCTTCGGCAGCGTCTACGACGTGGAGGGCACGCAGGCCTAG